The segment ATTGGTGAGATATTGGGATGGCTCACAGCTCCCCCTATTGAAACACACTCGAAATTtctttatatgtatttttttcacGTATCTTATCTTCTAgttctaaatttattttattattaaaatttttagattttaaggtTCAATtgttaaaacaaaatacaaaataaaaaaaaaatattgttaaaagcTCAGTTCAGTTGTCGTAGTTTTGAGTAAGAAGTTTACctaacaaattatttattttaagttttataaaGCACACGGGGTGGTGGCGCAGTTGGCTAGCGCGTAGGTCTCATAGCTTCTGAGTGATCCTGAGGTCGAGAGTTCGAGCCTCTCTCACCccattattgttttttaataaagcCATTTTATGCTAGCAAATTACAGTTCTTCTAGATTTATGAAATAATGAAACCGgcccattattattttttaataaagccATTTTATGCTAGCAAATGGTACACTTCTTCTAGATTTATGAAATAAAGTAACCGGAACAAGTATGTGCCTTATTCTAAGTTCTAACAACTAAGGTTGCGCTTggaattattttgttatttaacttatttttgttactatttaatttgtttttactattatttaatttgtttttgctactattcatggattttattacactttttggtattatttatagattccactgtactatttcagctaatttttacctttatttacaatattttcagtaaaaagtttttagtttcaactaaataaactgTTCCCAAACAGATCCTAACTTAATCAAGCAAGGTACACAATAAACTCAAACTTGCTCTTgaggagaaatttttttcaaatttattttgttgccTTCTAACAACTAAAGTTGCATTTGAGATTAGAGTTTAAagtcagtttattttactatttaacttatttttactattatttataagttccactacactttttgatactatttataagtctcattatactatttcagttagCTTTTACatctacaatacttttaacaaaaaattttcagtttcagctaaataagttgtttccaaatAGATCCTAACTTGATCAAGCAAGGTACACAAGAAGGTACCTTCTAACAACTAACTTTATACATCAGGGACTAACTTTATATATCAGGGAAGAATTCCCTGTTGCTAATTTTGAATAAACATAACAAGTCAATTTTGCTTTCACAAAATGAACATTAATttctaatatataaaaatttataaacatgaCCAAAGGATTTGCTTGAAATTTCTCATTTCATAGACACCTGTTCATGTGAcaatggaattaaaaaaaaaaaaaaaaaactctttgctGCTGATTAAACAGCATCTAACCAGGCAGCTCTCAAATGAAAAGAAACCTAAATCCTCCATCTCTACAACTGATGAATAAATTATACACCTTGTTTTGTATATGGTCACTAAATTTCTAGTCGTATTCCACTCTTAGTACGCGAGAAAAATTTAGCAAACCCATTTCGGTTTTTCTCAGAACTGACATGATTTGACAAAATAGCTGATGAAGTTGATGAAGACGGAAAAGGCAGTGAATTctcttcatttttgtttattaaagGACCAGAACTTTCACTAGCAATTCTCAAAGAGTCTGAATTTCTTTTAGGTGAAAACGTTTGGTTACAATGCAACTTCCACAGATCTCCTTCGGGTTTAGGAATCAGTGATGCACCAGCAGAAAACTCTGGTAGGTTGGCAGGGTCAATCAGGAAGTCTTCCAGTGTTGCTAGAGATTTCAATTGATTCCCAAGAGATGCTATTGTTTTCTGGCACTCTGCAAGTTTTCCGGCAGCTACAGCTAGATCCTCCTGGTATAGACAAAATCTTATGATCATTAGTATTCCTCTACAATACCCAGCAAACAAATGATAGAAAATGGTTGAACCATGCAACGTAGATAACAAAAGTGATGCTTGACCTGCTTTATCTTCGATTCACCATTTGAGCTAGCAGTTTTCTGGAGTTCAAATTCTTGGTTCTTTCTTGATAGCTCTTCCTCTAATTCCCGACATTTGGCTACAATTTCTGCTGACAAAGCCCTCTCTTTCTGAACCTCTACTTCTAAAGAGTCAACTTTTACAGACATGGTCCTTGCTTCTGCTTCCATGCTAATGAGTCTAGATTCAAGAACTTGCTTCAATTCTTTTGCAGTATTTAGCTCTCTTTGCAACTCTTCCAACTTCACTTCTGCCTCCTGATACAGACAAAGTCTTATCTTACGATTGTGATATGTAGGTTATACTAATTCTTCTACAATACCCAGCAAACAAAAGATAGAAAATGGTTGAACTATTCTATGTAGTTAACAAAGGTGATGCCTGACCTGCTTTATCTTCAATTCACCATTTGAGCTTGCAGTTTTCTGAAGTTCAACTTCTTGCTCCTTTCTTGATAGTTCTTCCTCTAATTCCCGACACTTGGCTACAATTTCTTCTGACAAAGCCCTCTCTTTCTGAACCTCTACTTCTAAAGAGCCAACTTTTACAGACATGGCCCTTGCTTCTGCTTCCATGCTAACGAGTCTAGATTCAAGAACTTGCTTTGATTCTTTTGCAGTATTTAACTCTCTTTGCAACTCTTCCAACTTCACTTCTGCCTCCTGATATAAAGTCTTATTTTATGATTGTGATACATAGGGAAGACTAATATTTCTACAATACCCAGCAAACAATTGATAGAAAATGGTTGAACTAATATATGTAGTTAACAAAAGTAAGTGATGCCTGACCTGCTTTATCTTCAATTCACCATTTGAGCTTGCAGTTTTCTGTTCAACTTCTTGCTTCTTTCTTGATAGCTCTTCCTCTAATTCCTGACACTTAGCTGCAATTTCTGCTGACAAAGCCCTCTCATTCTGAAACTTTACTTCTAAAGAGTCAACTTTTACAGACATGGTTCTTGCTTCTGCTTCCATGCAAATGAGTCTAGATTCAAGAACTTGCTTCAATTCTTTTGCAGTATTTAGCTCCATTTGCAACTCCTCCAACTTCACTTCTGCCTCCTGATATAGACAAAGTCTTATGATTGTTATATGGGAATACTAATACTAATTCCTCTACAATACCCAGCAAACAAATGATAGAAAATAATTGAACTACGCAATGAAGATAACAAAAGATAGTGATGCCTGACATGCTTTATCTTCAATTCACCATTCAAGCTTGCAGTTTTCTGAAGTTCAATTTCCTGCATCTTTCTTGATAGCTCTTCCTCTAATTCCTGACACTGGGCTGCAATTTCTGCTGACAAAGCCCTTTCTCTCTGAACCTTTATTTCTAAAGATTCAACTTTTACAGACATGGTCCTTGCTTCTGCTTCCATGCTAATGAGTCTAGATTCAAGAACTTGCTTTGATTCTTTtgcattatatagctctctttGCAACTCCTCCAACTTCACTTCTGCCTCCATCAGCTGAACCTGGGACGCCTCTATATAGTCCCGAGTTGTGATTAAAGCAGTCTCCAATTCAATTTTCTTTGCTTCCATCTTCTCTAACTTCTCTTCTAATTCAGCATTCCGGTGAGTCATGGCTTCAAGCTCAATTCTCATGGAGCTTTCTCCATTAATTGACGCACCGGAAACCTTTGATAAAAGGTAATGGCTTCCATTCTTGGTTTCAGGCAGAGCAGCAAGTCGCTCCATCTCAAGAAAATCATCCATGAGATCATTTGGAGCAGAAGAGGATGGGAGATTTCTTTTAAATgccttttcatttttgaattgatcaagctcaGCAATTAGGGCAGATGCCCATGAATCAGAGCAACTAGGCTCACACTTTTTTGGCTCTGAGCTACCACCCATCTTACGAGTATCAATCTCTCCCAAGCTAAGCCTCTCCCCACTATCTGATTGACTATCTGTGAGAGA is part of the Quercus robur chromosome 9, dhQueRobu3.1, whole genome shotgun sequence genome and harbors:
- the LOC126698203 gene encoding filament-like plant protein isoform X4 — protein: MEKRKWLWKRKSSDKSPGETESSGSISSHSERYSDDQEAFKSSPNHNTQSPEVTSKAVASAEDVNDSVKSLMDKLSAALVNISAKEDLVKQHAKVAEEAVAGWEKAENEVIALKQQLDSAVQENSVLEDRVSHLDGALKELVRQLRQAREEQEQKIQEAVVKKTREWETTKLKLENQLLVFQSEAEAPQPESPTHVDPDICCKLESLEKENSVLKIELQSQSEELEIRTIERDLSTQAAETASKQHLESIKKVAKLEAECRRLKSVVCKSSSVNDHKSTTASSIYVESLTDSQSDSGERLSLGEIDTRKMGGSSEPKKCEPSCSDSWASALIAELDQFKNEKAFKRNLPSSSAPNDLMDDFLEMERLAALPETKNGSHYLLSKVSGASINGESSMRIELEAMTHRNAELEEKLEKMEAKKIELETALITTRDYIEASQVQLMEAEVKLEELQRELYNAKESKQVLESRLISMEAEARTMSVKVESLEIKVQRERALSAEIAAQCQELEEELSRKMQEIELQKTASLNGELKIKHEAEVKLEELQRELNTAKELKQVLESRLISMEAEARTMSVKVDSLEVEVQKERALSAEIVAKCRELEEELSRKNQEFELQKTASSNGESKIKQEDLAVAAGKLAECQKTIASLGNQLKSLATLEDFLIDPANLPEFSAGASLIPKPEGDLWKLHCNQTFSPKRNSDSLRIASESSGPLINKNEENSLPFPSSSTSSAILSNHVSSEKNRNGFAKFFSRTKSGIRLEI
- the LOC126698203 gene encoding filament-like plant protein isoform X1, which codes for MEKRKWLWKRKSSDKSPGETESSGSISSHSERYSDDQEAFKSSPNHNTQSPEVTSKAVASAEDVNDSVKSLMDKLSAALVNISAKEDLVKQHAKVAEEAVAGWEKAENEVIALKQQLDSAVQENSVLEDRVSHLDGALKELVRQLRQAREEQEQKIQEAVVKKTREWETTKLKLENQLLVFQSEAEAPQPESPTHVDPDICCKLESLEKENSVLKIELQSQSEELEIRTIERDLSTQAAETASKQHLESIKKVAKLEAECRRLKSVVCKSSSVNDHKSTTASSIYVESLTDSQSDSGERLSLGEIDTRKMGGSSEPKKCEPSCSDSWASALIAELDQFKNEKAFKRNLPSSSAPNDLMDDFLEMERLAALPETKNGSHYLLSKVSGASINGESSMRIELEAMTHRNAELEEKLEKMEAKKIELETALITTRDYIEASQVQLMEAEVKLEELQRELYNAKESKQVLESRLISMEAEARTMSVKVESLEIKVQRERALSAEIAAQCQELEEELSRKMQEIELQKTASLNGELKIKHEAEVKLEELQMELNTAKELKQVLESRLICMEAEARTMSVKVDSLEVKFQNERALSAEIAAKCQELEEELSRKKQEVEQKTASSNGELKIKQEAEVKLEELQRELNTAKESKQVLESRLVSMEAEARAMSVKVGSLEVEVQKERALSEEIVAKCRELEEELSRKEQEVELQKTASSNGELKIKQEAEVKLEELQRELNTAKELKQVLESRLISMEAEARTMSVKVDSLEVEVQKERALSAEIVAKCRELEEELSRKNQEFELQKTASSNGESKIKQEDLAVAAGKLAECQKTIASLGNQLKSLATLEDFLIDPANLPEFSAGASLIPKPEGDLWKLHCNQTFSPKRNSDSLRIASESSGPLINKNEENSLPFPSSSTSSAILSNHVSSEKNRNGFAKFFSRTKSGIRLEI
- the LOC126698203 gene encoding filament-like plant protein isoform X3 translates to MEKRKWLWKRKSSDKSPGETESSGSISSHSERYSDDQEAFKSSPNHNTQSPEVTSKAVASAEDVNDSVKSLMDKLSAALVNISAKEDLVKQHAKVAEEAVAGWEKAENEVIALKQQLDSAVQENSVLEDRVSHLDGALKELVRQLRQAREEQEQKIQEAVVKKTREWETTKLKLENQLLVFQSEAEAPQPESPTHVDPDICCKLESLEKENSVLKIELQSQSEELEIRTIERDLSTQAAETASKQHLESIKKVAKLEAECRRLKSVVCKSSSVNDHKSTTASSIYVESLTDSQSDSGERLSLGEIDTRKMGGSSEPKKCEPSCSDSWASALIAELDQFKNEKAFKRNLPSSSAPNDLMDDFLEMERLAALPETKNGSHYLLSKVSGASINGESSMRIELEAMTHRNAELEEKLEKMEAKKIELETALITTRDYIEASQVQLMEAEVKLEELQRELYNAKESKQVLESRLISMEAEARTMSVKVESLEIKVQRERALSAEIAAQCQELEEELSRKMQEIELQKTASLNGELKIKHEAEVKLEELQMELNTAKELKQVLESRLICMEAEARTMSVKVDSLEVKFQNERALSAEIAAKCQELEEELSRKKQEVEQKTASSNGELKIKQEAEVKLEELQRELNTAKELKQVLESRLISMEAEARTMSVKVDSLEVEVQKERALSAEIVAKCRELEEELSRKNQEFELQKTASSNGESKIKQEDLAVAAGKLAECQKTIASLGNQLKSLATLEDFLIDPANLPEFSAGASLIPKPEGDLWKLHCNQTFSPKRNSDSLRIASESSGPLINKNEENSLPFPSSSTSSAILSNHVSSEKNRNGFAKFFSRTKSGIRLEI
- the LOC126698203 gene encoding filament-like plant protein isoform X2 — protein: MEKRKWLWKRKSSDKSPGETESSGSISSHSERYSDDQEAFKSSPNHNTQSPEVTSKAVASAEDVNDSVKSLMDKLSAALVNISAKEDLVKQHAKVAEEAVAGWEKAENEVIALKQQLDSAVQENSVLEDRVSHLDGALKELVRQLRQAREEQEQKIQEAVVKKTREWETTKLKLENQLLVFQSEAEAPQPESPTHVDPDICCKLESLEKENSVLKIELQSQSEELEIRTIERDLSTQAAETASKQHLESIKKVAKLEAECRRLKSVVCKSSSVNDHKSTTASSIYVESLTDSQSDSGERLSLGEIDTRKMGGSSEPKKCEPSCSDSWASALIAELDQFKNEKAFKRNLPSSSAPNDLMDDFLEMERLAALPETKNGSHYLLSKVSGASINGESSMRIELEAMTHRNAELEEKLEKMEAKKIELETALITTRDYIEASQVQLMEAEVKLEELQRELYNAKESKQVLESRLISMEAEARTMSVKVESLEIKVQRERALSAEIAAQCQELEEELSRKMQEIELQKTASLNGELKIKHEAEVKLEELQRELNTAKESKQVLESRLVSMEAEARAMSVKVGSLEVEVQKERALSEEIVAKCRELEEELSRKEQEVELQKTASSNGELKIKQEAEVKLEELQRELNTAKELKQVLESRLISMEAEARTMSVKVDSLEVEVQKERALSAEIVAKCRELEEELSRKNQEFELQKTASSNGESKIKQEDLAVAAGKLAECQKTIASLGNQLKSLATLEDFLIDPANLPEFSAGASLIPKPEGDLWKLHCNQTFSPKRNSDSLRIASESSGPLINKNEENSLPFPSSSTSSAILSNHVSSEKNRNGFAKFFSRTKSGIRLEI